Proteins co-encoded in one Bacillota bacterium genomic window:
- a CDS encoding DUF4445 domain-containing protein produces the protein MSSSKTTCLVKFVASDMSTIREIEVPCGVTLLEAAVKAGIDLRATCGGTGRCGKCKVKPMGEVSGLTSIEGKHLSSNDLASGIRLACQTNTLGDVVVILPGESSFAGARILTDTIQISDFSISPIPPSVAPGRVQGGASYGVAIDIGTTTLVAYLMDLTSGKQLAVASRVNPQSKFGADVISRIAYAGSSPEATAELRSAVLGGVNAIIKEAAAKAGVETGKISSAVVVGNTCMHHLFLGIDPSPLGVAPFEPVVKSGLTLTQEESGLEIGHDGTVFLLPNIGGFVGADTVAVILASGLDRREGTAMAIDLGTNGEMVLRSKGKLLACSTAAGPAFEGWRISVGMPATAGAIDHVSFDHGVGDIHFSTIGGAKPLGICGSGMADLVAGFLTLGIITETGRMRTREEVIEVFGELPLFNRIQNGSSEVEFVISKPQITFKQRDVRELQLASAAIHAGIETLKRMAGVDDSDIEAVYLAGGFGNYISKESARILGIVPQVSLDKIIPIGNGAGAGAIMALLSKEAAERALRIAEEVEHVDLGGQPGFSEAFMNAMVYASARQAPIPS, from the coding sequence ATGTCCTCTTCAAAGACTACCTGCCTCGTTAAATTTGTTGCATCTGATATGTCTACTATTCGCGAAATTGAGGTCCCCTGCGGAGTGACGCTTCTGGAAGCAGCAGTGAAAGCAGGAATCGACCTGCGCGCCACCTGCGGGGGGACCGGACGTTGCGGTAAATGCAAGGTCAAGCCCATGGGCGAAGTCAGTGGGCTGACCTCTATAGAAGGGAAGCATCTTTCTTCTAATGATCTGGCGTCTGGTATAAGACTTGCCTGCCAGACGAATACATTAGGAGATGTCGTAGTGATTCTTCCCGGAGAATCATCTTTTGCCGGGGCCAGGATTTTGACAGATACAATTCAGATCTCTGATTTTAGCATATCTCCAATCCCTCCCTCGGTAGCGCCCGGGAGAGTTCAGGGTGGCGCATCTTATGGGGTTGCTATTGATATCGGCACTACCACCCTTGTTGCTTATCTTATGGATCTTACGAGCGGAAAACAGCTGGCTGTGGCATCCCGAGTGAATCCCCAGTCCAAATTCGGGGCCGATGTCATATCGAGAATCGCCTATGCAGGCTCAAGCCCGGAGGCGACGGCGGAGCTAAGGTCAGCTGTGCTTGGCGGCGTCAATGCCATCATAAAGGAGGCAGCTGCCAAAGCGGGAGTTGAAACAGGGAAGATATCCTCAGCCGTTGTAGTAGGTAATACATGCATGCACCACCTTTTCCTTGGGATCGATCCATCTCCGCTCGGGGTGGCGCCATTTGAGCCTGTAGTCAAGTCAGGCCTTACGCTGACTCAGGAAGAATCAGGTCTGGAAATCGGCCATGATGGGACAGTGTTTCTATTGCCCAATATAGGCGGGTTTGTCGGGGCTGATACGGTAGCTGTGATACTCGCCTCAGGTCTTGATAGAAGAGAGGGCACAGCCATGGCCATCGACCTCGGAACCAACGGGGAGATGGTGCTGCGGTCAAAAGGCAAGCTCTTGGCATGTTCCACCGCCGCAGGTCCAGCCTTTGAAGGCTGGCGTATCAGCGTAGGCATGCCTGCCACGGCAGGGGCGATAGATCATGTATCGTTCGATCATGGTGTCGGAGACATCCACTTTTCGACAATCGGTGGTGCGAAGCCGCTAGGGATTTGTGGGTCGGGCATGGCTGACCTTGTAGCAGGATTTTTAACCCTCGGTATCATTACAGAAACGGGCCGGATGAGGACCCGGGAAGAGGTTATCGAGGTATTCGGCGAACTCCCCTTATTTAATAGGATACAAAACGGATCTTCTGAGGTGGAATTTGTAATATCGAAACCCCAGATCACCTTCAAACAGCGCGACGTTCGTGAACTCCAGCTTGCCTCTGCCGCTATTCATGCCGGTATAGAGACCCTTAAGAGGATGGCCGGAGTTGATGATTCTGATATTGAGGCTGTGTATCTGGCCGGGGGATTTGGCAACTATATCAGCAAGGAAAGCGCGCGTATCCTGGGGATTGTGCCGCAGGTCTCGCTGGATAAGATCATTCCCATTGGAAATGGCGCTGGCGCCGGGGCTATTATGGCGCTCCTGTCAAAAGAGGCGGCTGAACGCGCCCTCAGAATAGCCGAAGAGGTGGAGCATGTTGACCTTGGCGGTCAACCTGGATTTTCAGAGGCCTTCATGAATGCGATGGTTTACGCCTCCGCCAGGCAGGCGCCCATTCCGTCGTGA